A genomic window from Rattus norvegicus strain BN/NHsdMcwi chromosome 9, GRCr8, whole genome shotgun sequence includes:
- the Smokwl6 gene encoding putative sperm motility kinase W, protein MASNSKKKTMESQYKVLFTLGKGSFGTVKLALHLKTEALVAIKTVELNKKTIRGILAEIATLETLHHPKIVSLFQILVTSRHINFITEYVPGANLFEIIKEEGPLQEEEAKVTFGQIVSAVKHCHSLDIAHRDIKPQNILRDQGGNVKLIDFGLATKCRSGTLLKQRCGTKGFYAPELIQGEPYDAKKTDVWSLGVLLYFIIIGYYPFRGSTMNEIEKKISTGTYDIPSHVSGQLENLIHQILTLSPEMRPSIEDIERHPWVEKCELKVPTVMDPDYNIIDMLCGMGFKTNEILESLQRKKYDEPMGAYLILKYQVNKGIELGSPTSAKPVDPCPAPPPSPAHPTISGLPLKRRASEPNFSLFHIRPSGKHGSVALALSGYKVARSVSMPPISPDCTNKKNSASIRALYSGPVADPRICSSILEDRLSVPSDQDSDIETSQNIGCVKRLGKSIRACLSGLCCPQGSEGKEPSIHPPRKWLP, encoded by the coding sequence ATGGCCAGCAACTCCAAAAAGAAGACTATGGAAAGTCAGTACAAAGTGCTTTTCACACTCGGCAAGGGTTCATTTGGCACCGTAAAACTGGCCTTGCACCTAAAAACCGAGGCACTAGTTGCCATCAAAACAGTAGAGCTCAACAAGAAGACCATCAGGGGGATCCTGGCAGAAATAGCGACACTGGAGACACTGCACCATCCAAAAATCGTCAGCCTCTTCCAGATTCTGGTGACGTCAAGGCACATAAACTTCATAACAGAGTACGTTCCAGGAGCAAACCTGTTTGAAATAATAAAGGAGGAGGGGCCgctgcaggaggaagaggcaaaggTAACATTCGGACAGATAGTGTCAGCCGTCAAGCACTGCCACAGCCTCGACATTGCCCACCGAGACATAAAACCCCAGAACATCCTCAGGGATCAGGGGGGTAATGTAAAACTCATCGACTTTGGCCTGGCCACCAAGTGTAGATCTGGCACATTACTGAAACAGCGGTgtgggaccaagggcttttaTGCCCCAGAACTCATACAAGGGGAGCCATATGATGCCAAGAAGACCGATGTGTGGAGTTTGGGTGTGCTCCTCTATTTCATCATCATCGGGTACTACCCCTTCAGAGGAAGCACAATGAATgagatagagaaaaaaatttcCACTGGGACCTATGACATTCCATCTCATGTCTCTGGGCAACTTGAAAATCTAATCCATCAGATCCTCACGCTTTCCCCAGAGATGAGGCCATCCATTGAAGATATTGAGAGACATCCATGGGTCGAAAAATGTGAACTAAAGGTCCCAACTGTGATGGATCCAGACTACAACATCATAGACATGCTGTGTGGCATGGGGTTTAAAACCAATGAGATCTTGGAATCCCTTCAAAGAAAGAAATACGATGAACCAATGGGGGCATATTTGATTCTAAAATACCAGGTAAACAAAGGGATTGAGCTTGGATCTCCCACTTCAGCCAAGCCTGTGGATCCGTGCCCTGCTCCACCCCCATCGCCAGCACATCCCACCATCTCTGGTCTTCCCCTAAAGAGAAGGGCCAGTGAGCCCAACTTTAGCCTCTTCCACATCAGGCCCTCAGGAAAGCATGGGTCTGTTGCCTTGGCACTGTCAGGATACAAGGTGGCCAGAAGTGTCTCCATGCCTCCCATTTCTCCAGATTGTACCAACAAGAAGAACAGTGCTTCTATCCGTGCCCTTTATTCTGGACCTGTGGCTGACCCACGTATCTGCAGCAGCATATTGGAGGATAGATTGTCTGTGCCATCTGACCAAGACTCTGACATAGAAACATCTCAGAATATTGGATGCGTCAAGAGATTGGGCAAGAGCATCAGGGCGTGTCTGTCAGGGCTCTGTTGCCCCCAGGGCTCTGAAGGAAAAGAACCCAGCATACATCCTCCAAGAAAGTGGCTCCCCTGA